The following proteins are encoded in a genomic region of Streptomyces collinus Tu 365:
- a CDS encoding acetylxylan esterase, with amino-acid sequence MALFDLPIDELRAYRGASGAPEDFDAFWGKTLREAREHDPDVRFEPVDTGLSTVRVLDVTFAGFGGHPVRGWLRLPAGATEPLPLVVEFIGYGGGRGLAHENLLWASTGRAHFVMDTRGQGSAWGGGGATTDPVGAAPAYPGFMTRGVDAPENYYYRRVFTDAVRAVEAARSHPLADAARTAVIGESQGGGTALAVGGLVPDLVAVAPDVPFLCDFPRAVTVTDRHPYREIGLFLKTHRGRAADVLRTLSYFDGVHFAARGRAPALFSAALEDQTCPPSTVFAAFNAWAHEDKAIEVYEFNDHEGGGPFQEERKLRWLRSYA; translated from the coding sequence ATGGCTCTGTTCGACCTCCCGATCGACGAACTGCGCGCGTATCGCGGCGCGTCCGGCGCGCCCGAGGACTTCGACGCCTTCTGGGGCAAGACGCTCCGGGAGGCGCGCGAGCACGACCCGGACGTGCGGTTCGAGCCGGTGGACACCGGGCTCTCCACCGTGCGGGTCCTCGACGTGACGTTCGCCGGGTTCGGCGGGCACCCGGTCAGAGGCTGGCTGCGGCTGCCCGCGGGGGCGACCGAACCGCTGCCGCTGGTGGTGGAGTTCATCGGGTACGGCGGCGGTCGCGGACTCGCGCACGAGAACCTGCTGTGGGCGTCGACGGGCCGGGCCCACTTCGTGATGGACACCCGCGGGCAGGGCAGCGCCTGGGGCGGCGGTGGCGCCACGACGGACCCGGTGGGCGCCGCGCCCGCGTACCCCGGGTTCATGACGCGAGGTGTCGACGCGCCCGAGAACTACTACTACCGGCGGGTGTTCACGGACGCCGTGCGCGCCGTCGAGGCGGCCCGTTCACACCCGCTGGCCGACGCGGCGCGCACCGCGGTGATCGGTGAGAGCCAGGGCGGCGGGACGGCCCTCGCGGTCGGCGGGCTCGTCCCGGACCTCGTCGCGGTCGCCCCGGACGTGCCGTTCCTGTGCGACTTCCCGCGCGCCGTGACGGTCACGGACCGGCATCCGTACCGGGAGATCGGCCTGTTCCTCAAGACGCACCGGGGCCGGGCGGCCGACGTGCTGCGCACCCTCTCCTACTTCGACGGCGTGCACTTCGCGGCGCGCGGCCGGGCCCCTGCCCTCTTCTCGGCGGCCCTGGAGGACCAGACCTGCCCGCCGTCCACGGTGTTCGCCGCCTTCAACGCCTGGGCCCACGAGGACAAGGCGATCGAGGTGTACGAGTTCAACGACCACGAGGGCGGCGGCCCGTTCCAGGAGGAACGCAAGCTGCGCTGGCTGCGGTCGTACGCCTGA
- a CDS encoding PadR family transcriptional regulator, whose protein sequence is MSLKYAVLAALLEGEASGYELSKVFDVSLANFWPATPQQLYRELERLAQDGLVEARTVQQERRPNKRMFTLTETGRAELRSFAAEPPKRPTAVRDELLVKIQAMDGGDPAATRALVEERESWARGKRDRYERLRGRLLDGRTEEEYLRTADRIGPYLTLMAGIAFEEDILRWCERVLVILEQRTTPGAA, encoded by the coding sequence ATGTCGCTGAAGTACGCCGTCCTGGCCGCCCTGCTGGAGGGCGAGGCCTCGGGCTACGAGCTGTCCAAGGTGTTCGACGTCTCGCTCGCGAACTTCTGGCCGGCCACTCCGCAGCAGCTCTACCGGGAGCTGGAGCGCCTCGCGCAGGACGGACTCGTCGAGGCCCGGACGGTGCAGCAGGAACGCCGGCCCAACAAGCGCATGTTCACCCTCACCGAGACCGGCCGGGCCGAGCTGCGGTCCTTCGCCGCCGAACCGCCGAAGCGGCCCACCGCCGTGCGCGACGAACTCCTCGTCAAGATCCAGGCCATGGACGGCGGCGACCCGGCGGCGACCCGGGCCCTGGTCGAGGAGCGCGAAAGCTGGGCGCGCGGCAAGCGCGACCGCTACGAACGGCTGCGCGGGCGCCTCCTGGACGGGCGGACCGAGGAGGAGTACCTGCGCACGGCGGACCGGATCGGCCCCTACCTCACCCTCATGGCCGGGATCGCCTTCGAGGAGGACATCCTGCGCTGGTGCGAGCGTGTCCTCGTCATCCTGGAGCAGCGGACCACCCCCGGAGCGGCGTGA
- a CDS encoding class I SAM-dependent methyltransferase — MFTPEGPTLRELAVQAMSSVEHGYDLLAPKFDHTPFRTSGRLLGSVAEALRPLGPFSDGLDLCCGTGAGTDVLTRLCRRSVTGLDFSAGMLDVARRNAPAGGPDVAWVRGDARALPFAPAFDLVVSFGAFGHFLPRELPGLFGQVHSVLRPGGRFAFPVLAPPRPSGLGYWTLLGFDTVMRVRNALWRPPFVMYYRAFRLGDVLAELGRAGFEVELRTLPEFGRRADGSPRARVVLARRTAGETAGDGPGQPAAGSVNS; from the coding sequence ATGTTCACTCCCGAAGGCCCCACGCTGCGCGAACTCGCCGTCCAGGCCATGTCGTCCGTCGAGCACGGCTACGACCTGCTGGCCCCGAAGTTCGACCACACCCCCTTCCGCACCTCCGGGCGCCTGCTCGGCTCCGTCGCCGAGGCGCTGCGGCCGCTCGGCCCGTTCAGCGACGGACTCGACCTGTGCTGCGGGACCGGCGCCGGGACGGACGTCCTGACCCGGCTGTGCCGGCGCAGCGTCACCGGCCTCGACTTCAGCGCGGGCATGCTCGACGTCGCCCGGCGCAACGCTCCGGCCGGGGGCCCGGACGTCGCCTGGGTGCGCGGCGACGCCCGGGCCCTGCCGTTCGCCCCCGCCTTCGACCTGGTGGTCAGCTTCGGGGCGTTCGGGCACTTCCTGCCCCGCGAACTGCCCGGACTCTTCGGCCAGGTGCACTCGGTGCTGCGGCCGGGCGGCCGGTTCGCCTTCCCGGTCCTCGCCCCGCCCCGTCCCTCCGGCCTCGGCTACTGGACGCTGCTCGGCTTCGACACGGTGATGCGGGTGCGCAACGCCCTGTGGCGGCCGCCGTTCGTCATGTACTACCGGGCCTTCCGGCTCGGCGACGTCCTGGCGGAGCTGGGGCGCGCCGGATTCGAGGTCGAGCTGCGGACACTGCCCGAGTTCGGGCGGCGCGCCGACGGCAGCCCGCGCGCCCGGGTGGTGCTGGCGCGGCGGACGGCCGGGGAGACGGCTGGGGACGGGCCGGGTCAGCCCGCGGCCGGCAGCGTGAACTCGTAG
- a CDS encoding inositol monophosphatase family protein, which produces MPETLRTPDATASNATVPDPAAADADLLDRTAIAVRAAGSALRERFGEVVRYETREELMRALAANDDTALDILRPHLTQLRPGAGWVEDELDGGALPPGEWWVVDPAEGNVNHLHALPEWAVTATLVRENQPVLTAVHLPLTGETYTARTGAGAHLDGRPLHVSRTADLGLGIVATSQARPDEDDDVVRRVGSSITAMLFDALVVRTAVPATLHLLNVAAGRLDAFWQFAGARADLLPGALLVTEAGGRISDAQGRPWTPLSDSFLAAAPGVHAEAAATLSR; this is translated from the coding sequence ATGCCCGAGACACTCCGGACCCCGGACGCCACCGCGTCGAACGCCACCGTCCCGGACCCCGCCGCTGCGGACGCCGACCTGCTCGACCGGACAGCGATCGCCGTACGCGCGGCCGGCTCCGCGCTGCGTGAACGCTTCGGGGAGGTGGTCCGCTACGAGACCCGCGAAGAGCTGATGCGTGCCCTCGCCGCCAACGACGACACGGCCCTGGACATCCTGCGCCCGCACCTCACCCAACTGCGCCCGGGTGCGGGGTGGGTGGAGGACGAGCTGGACGGCGGGGCGCTGCCGCCCGGCGAATGGTGGGTCGTGGATCCGGCCGAGGGCAACGTCAACCACCTGCACGCCCTCCCGGAATGGGCGGTGACCGCCACCCTCGTACGCGAGAACCAGCCGGTGCTCACCGCCGTCCACCTGCCGTTGACCGGCGAGACCTACACCGCGCGCACCGGCGCGGGCGCCCACCTGGACGGCCGGCCGCTGCACGTCTCCCGGACCGCGGACCTCGGCCTGGGCATCGTGGCCACCAGCCAGGCCCGGCCGGACGAGGACGACGACGTCGTGCGGCGCGTCGGCTCCTCCATCACCGCGATGCTCTTCGACGCACTCGTCGTGCGCACCGCCGTACCCGCGACCCTGCACCTGCTCAACGTGGCCGCCGGCCGGCTCGACGCCTTCTGGCAGTTCGCCGGCGCCCGCGCGGACCTGCTCCCCGGGGCGCTGCTCGTCACCGAGGCCGGGGGACGGATCTCCGACGCACAGGGCCGCCCCTGGACCCCGCTGAGCGACAGCTTCCTGGCCGCCGCGCCCGGCGTCCATGCCGAGGCCGCCGCCACCCTCTCCCGCTGA
- a CDS encoding nuclear transport factor 2 family protein → MRAFREAVEAGDLDAVEALLADDVVFTSPVVFKPYRGKAITAAILRAVCEVFQDFRYVREIGAPDGPEHALVFTARVGDRELTGCDFLRVNDAGLIDDFMVMVRPLSGAHALAEAMGARFDQIAKEAAARSV, encoded by the coding sequence ATGCGCGCGTTCCGCGAGGCGGTCGAGGCGGGCGACCTGGACGCCGTCGAGGCGCTGCTGGCCGACGACGTGGTCTTCACCAGCCCGGTCGTCTTCAAGCCGTACCGCGGCAAGGCGATCACCGCGGCCATCCTGCGCGCGGTCTGCGAGGTGTTCCAGGACTTCCGGTACGTCCGTGAGATCGGCGCCCCGGACGGGCCGGAACACGCCCTGGTCTTCACGGCGCGGGTGGGTGACCGCGAGCTGACCGGCTGCGACTTCCTGCGGGTGAACGACGCCGGCCTGATCGACGACTTCATGGTCATGGTGCGTCCGCTGTCGGGCGCCCACGCCCTCGCCGAGGCCATGGGCGCGCGGTTCGACCAGATCGCGAAGGAGGCGGCGGCCCGGTCCGTGTGA
- a CDS encoding LysR family transcriptional regulator, with translation MQLDLNLLAAFDALLEEGSVAGAAARLHVTAPAMSRSLGRIRRTTGDQILVRTGRTMTPTPYAIAVREQVHELLHQVRGVLAPSRELDPATLERTFTLRWHDSLVALSGPALLAAVRAEAPGVRLRFVAESSVDTPELRRGEVDLEANANQPGAPDIRAEKVGESRLVIVVRQGHPLTRGGTVTADRYAAAEHVTVSRRGNLGNALDDALARLGLTRRVVASAPTEAAALQFARGSDLLVSVPEATTRSTVADLGLVVLPLPLELPLAPVYLSWHQRYDTDHAHAWLRGLARTALTLRGAS, from the coding sequence ATGCAATTGGATTTGAATCTGCTGGCCGCGTTCGACGCGCTGCTGGAGGAGGGCAGTGTGGCCGGGGCGGCCGCCCGCCTGCATGTCACCGCGCCCGCGATGAGCCGGAGCCTGGGACGGATCCGGCGTACGACCGGGGACCAGATCCTGGTGCGCACCGGCCGCACGATGACCCCGACGCCGTACGCGATCGCCGTCCGGGAGCAGGTGCATGAGCTGCTGCACCAGGTCCGAGGGGTGCTGGCCCCGAGCCGTGAACTCGATCCGGCCACCCTGGAGCGCACGTTCACCCTCCGCTGGCACGATTCCCTGGTCGCCCTGAGCGGCCCCGCGCTGCTGGCGGCCGTGCGCGCGGAGGCGCCGGGCGTGCGCTTGCGTTTCGTCGCGGAGTCGAGCGTCGACACACCGGAGTTGCGCCGCGGCGAGGTGGACCTGGAGGCGAACGCCAACCAGCCGGGCGCGCCGGACATCCGCGCCGAGAAGGTGGGCGAGTCCCGCCTCGTCATCGTCGTCAGGCAGGGACATCCCCTCACCCGTGGCGGCACCGTCACGGCAGACCGGTACGCCGCCGCCGAGCACGTCACCGTCTCGCGACGGGGGAACCTCGGCAACGCCCTCGACGACGCCCTCGCGCGGCTCGGCCTCACCCGCCGCGTGGTGGCGAGCGCGCCCACGGAAGCGGCCGCGCTCCAGTTCGCGCGCGGTTCCGATCTCCTGGTCAGCGTCCCCGAGGCCACCACGCGGTCCACGGTCGCCGACCTCGGCCTGGTCGTGCTCCCCCTGCCGCTCGAGCTACCGCTCGCACCGGTCTACCTGTCGTGGCATCAGCGCTACGACACCGACCACGCCCACGCCTGGTTGCGCGGACTGGCACGGACCGCGCTGACCCTGCGCGGAGCGTCGTAG
- a CDS encoding GntR family transcriptional regulator, which translates to MARTTPHDPPQPDGRPLYWRVASLLLDELHDGTIPPGERLPGERHLARHFAVSRETVRQALEVLRRGGAVATDRRGSHATLPGAPVEDPASLTFPVGARPADPWAVDRATVAWEAPPPEHATALRLAPRRPTLVHRYRSATPDGRSLRTAVTSFSAVALAEVAELGRYRDRADGATPAQLRRAYDWMRRAGLTLHHRDSITQLGDTSAVRVTRRVHDQYARPLEITELVVDAEQDALVYEFTLPAAG; encoded by the coding sequence ATGGCCCGCACCACCCCGCACGACCCCCCGCAGCCCGACGGCCGGCCCCTGTACTGGAGGGTCGCGTCACTGCTGCTGGACGAACTGCACGACGGCACCATCCCGCCCGGGGAGCGGCTGCCGGGCGAGCGGCATCTGGCCCGGCACTTCGCGGTCAGCCGGGAGACCGTCCGGCAGGCACTGGAGGTGCTGCGCCGTGGCGGCGCGGTCGCCACCGACCGGCGCGGCAGCCACGCCACGCTGCCGGGCGCCCCGGTCGAGGACCCCGCCTCGCTCACGTTCCCGGTGGGTGCCCGGCCGGCCGACCCCTGGGCGGTGGACCGGGCGACGGTGGCCTGGGAGGCGCCGCCGCCGGAGCACGCGACGGCGCTGCGCCTGGCGCCGCGCCGGCCGACGCTGGTGCACCGCTACCGGTCGGCCACGCCGGACGGCCGGTCGCTGCGCACCGCGGTGACCTCGTTCTCCGCCGTGGCGCTGGCCGAGGTCGCGGAGCTGGGCCGGTACCGGGACCGGGCCGACGGCGCCACCCCCGCGCAGTTGCGCCGGGCCTACGACTGGATGCGCAGGGCCGGTCTCACGCTGCACCACCGGGACTCCATCACCCAGCTCGGGGACACCTCCGCGGTCCGGGTGACCCGCCGGGTGCACGACCAGTACGCGCGCCCGCTGGAGATAACCGAGCTGGTGGTCGACGCCGAACAGGACGCGCTGGTCTACGAGTTCACGCTGCCGGCCGCGGGCTGA